The DNA window TCCCCGCAATCCCTTTCCTCCTTTTCAGCCAACCAGATTTttcaatcattattattattagtctaTCCGTCCTTTGCGTGCGCCCCCCgcatatttacttatattatttcaaaacaaacaaacaatatcATTCATTGAATCACAcaatttgttttcattattattttttaaaatttgttgagGGGGGAGGAGAGAGTGAATTTTacaatgatttgtttttttaaataatctaaattataaatatatatatatatatatttggctattttttcattcttcattCTTCCTAGTTAACTTCACGATTGTGGAACGAGGGTGGTGGAAGAAACTCAAGGGTAGGCTGGATTTGATGGCATCAAAAGGACGAACCGCGATAACCCTCGGATGTCGTCGAGACTTATTGGCAGGTGGTAGGCAAGAATGGACGAGTTGTCCGTTTGATGGACTCTCACCAAAGATATGGCAATGGAAATAGAGCGACCATGTCCGTAGAGGTCGAGCATCTTGGTTTGGACAATGGAAGGAGGGTTAAAAGAAGGTCTGTTTCTCGTCGTTATAATCATCATGTAGGTCGTTGGGGAGATAGACCCATTCTCGAATTAGGAGAACTCATATCGTCGTCAACAGAATGTGAGAGGAGATAGGTTAGGGGTATCATTTGCAAGTATTGCAAGAAAACCAAGGCGAGCGGTCTAGGAAGCGTGGAGGAAGTCAATTGCGTGTGGGACAAAAACTATCGAGCTATTCACTAGCTTGCTGGATCTAGAGCTCGTCGGCATGGTTGAATCTGGACCAGGAGTTTGTAGAGAGTTTATGGCCAATGCTCGGGATTTACGGTTGTTACGAAAGCCGATGGTGACGAATGAATGCAACAATAAGTGTTTGGGTTCGGAACCGTGGAAAGGtccaaaaatagaaaattttggtCCTAATTTAATAATCGTGGTAAGTATGTCGCTCTATGGCATAacaataaaactattttttattttgcctATAAATGTTTCGTTATTGCCATTGTTGGATAAGGGACTAAATAAACTGATGAACGGTCATCCCAAGATTATTAAGGACATCCAAATTTGGTGTCATCATCATCTGAGGTCCCTTATATGGAACCATCAGGCACACATCTGAATGTGTCGTTAGTTTCTCCAACTATGGAACTTTCTCTAGAGGATACTCAACTGGTGAATATAAGGTTTTTTACTCTTATCCCTTATTCTAGCTTAGCGACAATAAGAGTTGGATATCTTCAGCCTCCTTGAAGTCCTGAGTTTGATATTGTAAAGCGATAAGTTCTGCatctagttaaatggttaagtatgtttgcgggctatgtgcttaacccgcgagaattagtcgcactccaaaGGGAAAATGGAATCCAACgttctaaattttttttgttactcCCAATGTGCCATCTATACCTGGTATGTGTGTTCATTTATACGGTTTACCTCGTGATATGTAGAGTTTTATGTTGTTAAAATGGGCGGAAAATATTTTAGGGGATTTTATGTATATGGACTCGAATACTTAGACATCAAAGAAAGAGTGATTGGGCACTCATTcgggttaaacatgataaaaCTGGGGTTAAATTACCGCCTTTGATTGTCATGGATAACAGAAAAATTGTTGTGGAATTAATTGTTTGGCTAAAACAATTTGCGATATTAAAGTTTGGGTTTCTACTATGGTTTTGTTCGAGAGATTCGAGTGTTCCGCCGTTTGAGGTTGAAGATTATAAGTTGATCATGATCTTATATTTTACGAAGTGGCTAATCTTGCTCATATCGAATGGCTTGCGTTGGAACTAGAAAATATTGTTGTTGCCCCCTTTAATGGTACATCGGTGTTGGCAGAGTCTCGGTTTCGATCCAAATTGCTCCTCATGTAAGAGTTTGGAGTTGCCTTGTTTCACTTGTTCCAATTATGATTGATCAACCGTCATTGTTTGTTAAGAAATCATTTTTGCCTTCTAACTCACTTAAGATCACTACCTTAGTGGGGATGACTTTGATTTTGTCGTCTTCGATAGTTGTTATTAAGGATTCTATTTTGGTTTTAGAGACATCAccttcaacatttttttatctagtTGTGACCTTATGGTTACATCAGATGGATCTCCACCACGTCTTGGGCTTCAACTAACAATGTTTAATGAATGTGGGACAATGTTCCTGCATCCTATCTTTGAGTTGTCTTCCAGTGTGGACACAGTGAAGTTGTTCGAGAATGAGTTTGGTCTCATATGGCCAATGTTTCCTTTGACACCTCTATCAAAACTTTATATCCTGAACCACATGAGTACATGCATATTGTTTCAGAGGAAATTATGTTGCCTTAGAACCCCGAGTATGATGTTGATGAAGAGGTTTGTGAGAGTTTCTCATCACATAATATgtctttaaatgaaaatagatCTTTTGTCCATGAGGAAGTACTTGAGGCCGAAACGAAGGTGAGGTTGGAAGCTCGTGAAATTCCTCAACTTCCGTTTAGTTATCAACATAGAGAAATGAGAAAGTGTGCACTCCCTATCAGTTATTTAAAGACTGAGAATCGAGTTTCAAAGCCGAACAATGTGTACTATAATTAGTTTACCTAATGATTGGAAAGATTATTGCGTGGAACGTCTGTGGGATCAATGATACTAATAAGTGGATGGTATTTAAGCCTCTATTGGGTATTCTCGGTTGTGGTATTTATTATTTCAGCGAGACAAAAATGTAGCATATGAATCAATGGGTTGTTAGGGATATTTGTAATTGACGTTTTTGAGGTTGGGAAGCTCTCGATTGTATGGGAGCCTTAAGTGAGATTTTAGTGCCATGGAATGATGACATGTTCGAAAAAAATGGATGTTAGTATTGGAAGTTTTTATGTGAgcattttttattgaaatcatGGGGATAATTTTAGGTGGTATATCTCAATTGTTTATGGATTTGTCCTTCCACAACTAAAgacatagttttttttttctgagtTGGCTAGTTTTGTTAGTCTATGGGATCTTCCTATTGTGTTTGCGGGTGACATGAATGAGGTTAGATCCCTTCTGAAAAAAAATGTGCAAAAAGACTCACGAGTGTTATACGAAAGTTTTTTGAAACCATTGCAAATCTCGAGCTTGTTGATTTACCATTAGAAGGATGTCAATAACTTTTAGGAGAGGTAACAATCATAGTAGGCTCGATTAATCTCGTTTAGATAGGTTTCTAGTAAACAATTCAATCTTTTGTGGGGTAACTAATGTCTTCTAGAAAGTTATTCTATAGAGCTACCTAATCATCGACCTATCTTGATTGAGCGTAAGTTGGTTTTGAGGGTTTATCGTCCGTTTAGGTTTAAGAATAAATGGCTGATTAGACCAGATTTCCTTCCGAGGGTGCAAACTTATTGGCAAAACTAAGTGATATGTGAATCACATTCTTCCAAGATTTCTGTTAAATTTAGAGATCTTTGGAAGTTACTTAGAAGTTGGTTTGTAAGGGACCGTGAATGCTTTCGTTCTAAGGTCGATATTTTATGCTATAAGATCAATGTTATTGATGGGGCTAAAGATGCACGTGAGTTGTTGGATTTTGAGATTACCTCTAGAATTCATTTGATTAGTGAGTTTTATCTCTATGCAAGAAAGAGAAAATTGGGGTTTGTTAGCACAATAGGGGTACCTGGTTAAGATACGGAGATAAGAACACAAAGTTTTTTCATAGTGTTTTGAATGCTCGGTCTAAAGATAATGCGATTAATTATTCTATCTCGATTTTTGGGGTTACTCATGAGAGTGAGTCAGCtatttttgcaaacattatccAGTTTTATAAGAATCTATTTCTCGAATCAGTAATCAATAGACCAAAGTTAGACGGCATAAACTTTATGAACTTTATGGCTATTAATTCTAAGCATAAGGGTATTCTTGAGAGACAATTTACGGTGTAGGAGGTGGAAGATATTATTAATGTGTTTGGTGGTGACAAGGCTCTGGGTAGCGATGGTTTCACTTTGGCGTTCTTCAAAAGGGTGTGGACCTTCCTTAAGGGGATGTTATGACGGCTATTGAACAGTTTTATCGTTTTTCCTCTTTTGACAAAAGTTAGAATTCCACCTTGATTGTTCTCATAGCAAAGCTTCAAAAACTATAGACCTAAAAAAATTTAGACCTATAAGTTTAGTAATGTCTttctacaaaattatttcaaaatgttTGGCAAACAAGTTGCGTGTGGTGTTagaattagttatatatattaaccaaatGACAATTATTAAAGGGCGTCAAATCATTGATGTGGTACGTTGATTGTCAATGCGTGCATTGATTCATCTAACTCTAATGGTGCTCAATGCGCTTCGTCAAACTTGATATTgaaaaaacttataattatgttaaatgaGAATTTATCTTTGATGTCATGACTAGgatgggaatgggtaaaaagTGGATTCGGTGGATAAAATTTTGCAATTCCACGACTAAATTTTTTGTTATCGTGAATGATAATTCTCAATGCTTTTTCGAGAGTTCGAGGGGATTAGGCAGCAAGACCCATTGTCCCTCTTTTTGTTTGTCATTGTCATGAGAATTTTTTCTAAGACGATGATCTTCGCTGAAAATAACGAACTTATCCATGTGGTTGATTGCGAATCGAGGAGGGCTCCATTTTCCATTTCTCACTTACTTTTTTTATGATACGCTCAGTAAGATTAATGCTTCCCATGGAAATTTCAAGTATCTTCGTGATATTTTGTGGTTATTTGGCGCTTGCTCAGGACTTTGTGTTAATCTTGACAAGTCTAAAATATTCTTCTCTAATTTTGTGTCAACTATGAGAAAATCTCGTTTTAGCGGGTATTTTGGGATTTGGCATTGTATGTTTTCAGGCCACATATTTAGGTCTTCCACTTAAAGCAAAGACTCGCTCTAAAGCCTCTTGGAATCCGATTATCTCTAAGATGGAAAAAAAATTCTCTatctaaaaaaacaagtttatCTCTAAAGGATGCCGTATGGTTCTCATCAAGAGCACGTTAGAATCTATGCATATTTACATgatgttattatttgttattccTAAAAGCGTGATAGTTAAAATAGAGATATTgatgtgtaaatttttatggGAGTCTTCTGAGTCTTCATTTTCACATCTTGTAAGTtgagttaaataaaaatgtcaaaagATAAGGAGGTTTGAGTTTTCGTGACCTATGTGCTTTTAATAAGGCCTTTTTGTCTGAGTGGTGTGCTCGTTTTGGTTCGGAAAATGGAATCTTTGGgttaatatgattaaaaacaaatatatgttgGATTGATCGGGTtgattcaaaaaaaattcaatcccCCTGTAGGATGTAACATATGGAGTGGTATATCAATCATGTGAAAAAAGTTATCGTGAACattttttgtttgatgtggACGAAGGTTCATCAATTAGTTTTGGGGAGAATGCATAATGTGGAGTAAGAGTTTGGTTGTTCTCTTCCCTGTGTTTGTTCCTATTTCTATTCGTAGAGATGCCACAATCAAAGATATGTACGACTATCGCTCTCAAAGTTTTgcagataatattatatatagaaaaattaatattataaatataaaatacaaatatctgttttcaatataaatattttaatatttataattaaacttatattttaaaatctgtaacattaattaaaaataatttaacaaaaatatacacaaaaattatatttcctttaaataatttgttgaattaaataattttgagcaATAACTGGTTTGatatgagtttttatgaaatttgaacaaaaatctaattatttcattattattttaaaattaaatattaaataggaAGAGAcgatataataatttaaccaattaaaaaactcaaaagaatgAAGAGATCGTTCAACAATTTAGAAGAAATAAAACACACGAAATTCTATATTTTTTGCAGTGTTTACGGTACtaataaaattgatgaaattAACCCCATCCATCACAAATTAGACACAAATTATAATTAGGACAGATGACTAATTGCATTAGCCAGAGCAAGCCCAAGTGATGGATTTGTAGTTGTGTAGCCTCCATCTAACAACAAGTTCACCCCATTAACATACTTCGACTCGTCACTTGCTAGAAAAACCGCCATCTCCCCCACATCATCCATTTCCAACGTAACCCCCTTCAGAACAGACGTCTCGGCCACAAGACGAGCCGCCGATTCACCATCCATGGAAAACCCTTTTGTCATAATCTCGGTTGGGATCGCATGAGGCGATATGCAGTTGACCCTGATACCGTGTTGCCCTAACTCCACACATAAGTTCTTGGTCAGCCCCACCAATGCATGCTTGGACGAAGTATACGCGTGAGGTGCTAAACCGGCAGCTACCGAAGCACTACTTACGGTGAAGATTATGCTTCCCTTTTTGACTGGAATCATGACTCGGGCAGCATGTTTGGCGCAGAAGAATGCGCCAAATACGTTGACCCCGAATATGGTCTTGAGGTTCCCCTCATCTGTAGACAAAATGCTGGGGCTAATGTCTCCGAGGATGCCCGCGTTGATAAACATTATATCGAGCGTGCCGTGCTCAGAGATAACCGAGTCAACAAGGTTCTTGACGTTGTCGTCTTTGGTCACGTCGCAGTGTATGAACGAGATGGTTTGGTTCGATGACTCCGCGAGGGAGCGGCCTCTATCATCGTGGACATCGGCCACAATGACTTTGGCACCGTATCGGGCAAATATCTTAGCGGAGGCTCTTCCGATGCCACTAGCACCGCCAGTTATTATTGCTACCTTACCTTCTAGCCTGCATGTAATAATCAAATGAACActtgataaattataaaatctagctagtgaatgaaatcaaagagGGTTGATTACCTTTTAGCTGGAGAAGTTTGCAAGGAAGAAGCTTCCATGGTTATGGAAAGAagtttttcttaatttgattttgattttgatttcacAACTTGTTCAAATATGGGATAGTTAGGACTTAGGGTTGCTGGTAATTACTATTATACCCTTTGATGAGATGATAATCTTGTGGACAAAATCTGGGTGGGGACAACTAGTGTACATtgtattgtttgtttttttataatggaCTATTCCAAACCCAACTTATTGAGTGGTATTTGATAGTTTCTACCATCTAGAGAGAAATGTTACCCATGTGACATATATGTCCACAAttataatgaaatcaaacattacCAAATATctaaatacaaacaaaatcataaatatcTAGGGGCCTTGCTAGAATATAAGAGAACgattatattgtattattatatatatatatatatatatataggtacataaattattcaattatatagacattattaatataatataataataaagttgtgataatatattaccgatatattatcttatattattactAGTAAAAAATTGCTTTTTAAAGAGGGTAGAAACTCTAAGAGACAGGCTAAATGCCTTCGGTGAAAGAATTCACGAGAGCGTCTCAGTGATAAAGCTGTTGGTGAGAAAAAAAGACATTTACGAGGGCATAAAAAGTTCTTGGAGATAACTTATAACCGAGAGCATATAAAGCTCTCGGAAATGACTTTAAACTGTTACCGAGAGCAGTGCTAACGCTCTCGGAAATGGCTTTCAAATATTAACGAGAGCAGCGCTAACGCTCTCGGAGCTAACTTTAAAGAGTTAGTAAGGGCATAAGCCTATTGCTCTCGGctataataagttttttttttaaataaaacgtttATAAATcgaatattacatattttaaaccAAACAATTTCAGACCTAAATCATACACAAATTAGAAATACCTAATTTCATATATCAAAATCCCAATAatccaaaaatacaattatccaATAAACTCAAAtctcaattcattcaaaatttcaatCATCTAATAAACCAAAATCCCATTATCCTATATGTCagtcaaattatttaaagatataaaaGTATCATATACCAGATTGATCCGGAGGTGGAAGTGGAGGATATCTCGCCATAAACGTCGCCAACTAGTTCTGAAAATTTTCCCTTTGTCTTTTCATTTGTCTTTGTGACTCAAGAGCTTGTCTTTCCATTTGTATTTGTGCCTCATGAGCTTGTCTTTTTGCCTCTTGCGCTTCTCTTTTTGACTCAAGAACTACAACCTCCAGTTGTTCTCTTTTCAAAACCTCCTCTTGTAATTTAGTACGTAACTTCTCAACCTCTTGCTCCCTTCGTTGAGATTGGCTTCCACCACGCAAATCTCCTCTAAACTGTGTGGGCCTCACGCCGAATCCCATTCCAATGACCCTCTCGTGCCCTTATCGTCCAAAAACGTTCTCGATCAACTCATAATCGGACATATCGGGATTTCTTTCGAGCGTCTGACGCATTGCATCAtacaaaaagaaacaaaagttgattagttaattataaatcaataaataagtgaaatatgaagtatacacttacaattttctcttgtatATGGGGATCCACCGCACAAGTAGAGTCGTCACATGTTCCTTTTTTACTGTGTGTCTCGTAGAAAAGCTCAATGTGTGATGGCACTATACCCGTAGTCCtctcctatgaagattaaatttTAGTGTTacttattaaaatatagttaacatattataatttctATTGAATAAATATGTACTTACCATTTTTGTTGCCACTTGATAGAATGACACACTCCCGCATTATGTGTTATGCGAAGATTCTTCATATTTTGTGAATTTCGCTCACTTCTTacctatttttgaaaacatcaatTAATACTTAGTTGCATTATAAACAAGGATGTGTAaagtttagaatttaaaaattcatccGGAAATTGTCTTAGAGAAAATGACAATCTAAAATGTAATTCCAATCATCTTCTGTATATTCATTCGGTTTGTGTGCTCTAATAGTTGTTATATCCCCATCATGAGCTTTAACACGATTCTGGTTGATATCACATCGATACCTATCCCAAACCACATTCACATGttccattatttatttttgataataccCAATAGGTTCCGGCACTACCTCAAAACGATTCTACAAACATacgagattaattattattatgtattagaGAATGAAAGTTAATACAATAAGATATTAACACTTACCATTACCGACTTCCAAAGATGCTCTATGTCGGTAGAGTTCAAGTCTAACCAATGCAGAATACGATGTGATATCACAGTCGGGTCCCGAACTACGATCCCAATATGTCTGCATTATGTTAAAGCATACAATTATCCCGAACCACGATTCCGAACACACATTACAAGGTTGCAGATCATTATCTTGTTTACGGTAAAGcatacaattattattacagACACCGATCTTTTCATATGTAAGACCGATATctgtaataattttttcacaCTCATAATAAAATTAGGTAAATGAGAATTTACTAGTAAAATCTCATCTTTGAGCAAATTTAGCAATAGGTCTAATGATGTATTTTTCCATTGACcaacatttttaatatgaagCAACTTCAATAATGTGTAAACCTTTGAAATTtgagaaccttcatacaaaggctGCTTTGAATCATCCAACAATTTGTAGAATGTTTTATCATTGTCAACCGAATCTTCAAAACTAGAGTGTTGAATTTTGGGATACAAATCATTGAGAATATCTTCCATATACCggtcatcaacatcattatCAATATCATCAGCTGTATTATCTTCTTCTATGATATTCTCATTAACATCGTCTTCATTATTTAATTCGTCATCAACATCATTATCAACATTATCAACGCCATCATCAACAATATCATTTGTGGAGCTCCTTTCACCATAAAATACCAAAAATTGTAGTCCATTCTAATACCGTGTATAATTAGATGTGTCTTCACAACATTAACACTCTCATAGTTTCGATTTGCACATTTAACGCAAGGACAATCAATATTTTCCCTTCTAGTAGAGTATTGAGCAAAGTTTTGGAATTGTTCAACGTCTTTCATATATtgtggatgatctcgacgtaggAGCATCCAACTTTTGTCCGGAATTTCCATTTTCCAACGTCGATCAGATTTCTTAACACCAAAATATGGTTATATTGAAAAGAgtattagaaattaattaatctcaatcATTTGAAatgtttagatattttaaaCTTAGTGGAATTAATTTAGTAACacaatttaactaaataaagtATCTATGTAGAATGAAATAAACATCATTTAAAGCATCAATAATGTCAATATCGTGTTACTAGAAAAACCTACATTTTATATAGTCCAAATATCACTCAAATAAACATCGtcatatcatatttattaatatctaaCATATTTAATGAAggcaaatatttaatttcatttctaACATATCTAATGAAGGCAGACAAACATATCTAATGTAAAtccctaaatcaatttaaatccAGCAGACATGCAAACATATTTAATGAAGGCAAACAAACATCAATGTTCATAGTGTGGAAGAACCCTTAATTTGGTTTCAACATCATTTCTGATTGTCTCATTTGTTATCTGATAAGTGATTCACCTATCTACTTATGTAAATCTACTTCTTTACAATGCAAGATCAAAAGACATGCACAATTGGTGAAGGCCATAGTCTATAGATAACTAGACCTTGTAATAGTAGTAATGTTGCTACTACTTTTTagcatataaatatatacaaagaATCAAGTATAATtccaattaatatatatacaatgaatCGGGGAGTACCTAGA is part of the Impatiens glandulifera chromosome 1, dImpGla2.1, whole genome shotgun sequence genome and encodes:
- the LOC124921921 gene encoding secoisolariciresinol dehydrogenase-like — protein: MEASSLQTSPAKRLEGKVAIITGGASGIGRASAKIFARYGAKVIVADVHDDRGRSLAESSNQTISFIHCDVTKDDNVKNLVDSVISEHGTLDIMFINAGILGDISPSILSTDEGNLKTIFGVNVFGAFFCAKHAARVMIPVKKGSIIFTVSSASVAAGLAPHAYTSSKHALVGLTKNLCVELGQHGIRVNCISPHAIPTEIMTKGFSMDGESAARLVAETSVLKGVTLEMDDVGEMAVFLASDESKYVNGVNLLLDGGYTTTNPSLGLALANAISHLS